A section of the Diabrotica virgifera virgifera chromosome 8, PGI_DIABVI_V3a genome encodes:
- the LOC114338206 gene encoding metallo-beta-lactamase domain-containing protein 1 yields MDMQDVKVLFDGYSKLEGGDYYANCSCVLIKGPHNVIVDTMTPWDGDKLLNALKEENISCSDINYVVSTHGHSDHTGCNYLFKNAIHIVGFSISHKDKYHTDPDFRNGEHYKINDKIKVIPTPGHTLQDVSVIVETDKGVLAVTGDLFEKFDDLDNEYIWLSAGSDSESLQRENRMKILKMADFIVPGHGTMFEVPKKYK; encoded by the coding sequence atggATATGCAAGACGTGAAAGTACTTTTTGACGGATACTCCAAACTAGAAGGTGGAGACTACTATGCAAATTGTTCTTGTGTTTTAATCAAAGGTCCCCACAATGTTATCGTTGATACGATGACTCCATGGGACGGAGATAAATTGTTGAATGCtttaaaagaagaaaatattaGTTGCTCTGACATAAACTACGTAGTATCAACTCATGGTCATTCAGATCATACAGGGTGTAATTATCTGTTTAAAAACGCTATCCATATAGTAGGTTTCTCGATTTCTCACAAAGATAAATATCACACAGATCCAGACTTTAGGAATGGTGAACACTACAAAATTAATGATAAGATCAAAGTAATTCCAACACCAGGACATACATTACAAGATGTCTCCGTAATTGTAGAAACTGACAAAGGAGTGCTAGCTGTCACAGGAGATCTGTTTGAGAAATTTGATGATCTTGATAACGAGTATATTTGGTTGTCAGCAGGAAGCGATTCTGAAAGTTTGCAGAGAGAAAACAgaatgaaaattttgaaaatggcTGATTTTATTGTTCCTGGTCATGGTACTATGTTTGAGGTTCCAAAGAAATATAAGTAa